One region of Triticum aestivum cultivar Chinese Spring chromosome 6B, IWGSC CS RefSeq v2.1, whole genome shotgun sequence genomic DNA includes:
- the LOC123133298 gene encoding 2-hydroxyisoflavanone dehydratase produces the protein MMACQQLNRSFGRQRRSRGRWRACEDHLLQVFFLINGGAVLIRARVSSLAHGRPDDPPCARAMDPAPAPAASKMRFDSPAFRVHEDGRVERFFGTDTTHPGFDAATGVTSKDVVLDGATGVFARVYLPALPDGPGRGTRLPILVYFHGGGLVLGSAASQMYHGYLNAVASRAGVLAVSVDYRLAPEHPIPAAYEDSWTALRWAASRADPWLSAHGDAGRIFLAGDSGGANIVHNMAIMAGTRSTDQDGLPAGALVEGAILLHPMFGGKEPVDGEAADTRYHMEKLWALICPDGEGLGVDDPRLNPMAPGAPSLRALAGRRLLVCSAERDFARARAAAYYQAVKGSAWPGMAEWVESPGEEHGFFLLQPERDESSALLDRVAAFLSGE, from the coding sequence ATGATGGCGTGTCAGCAGCTGAACCGAAGCTTCGGTCGGCAGCGGCGATCACGAGGTAGATGGCGTGCGTGCGAAGACCATCTACTCCAAGTTTTTTTTCTAATCAATGGCGGAGCTGTATTAATTAGGGCCCGTGTCTCATCTCTTGCCCACGGCCGGCCTGACGACCCACCTTGCGCGCGAGCGATGGATCCAGCTCCAGCACCAGCAGCCAGCAAGATGCGGTTCGACTCGCCGGCCTTCCGCGTGCACGAGGACGGCCGCGTGGAGCGCTTCTTCGGCACGGACACCACCCACCCGGGCTTCGACGCCGCCACCGGCGTCACCTCCAAGGACGTCGTGCTCGACGGCGCCACCGGCGTCTTCGCCCGCGTCTACCTACCCGCGCTCCCCGACGGCCCCGGCCGCGGGACGAGGCTGCCCATCCTCGTCTACTTCCACGGAGGCGGCCTGGTCCTCGGCTCGGCCGCGTCCCAGATGTACCACGGCTACCTCAACGCCGTCGCCTCCCGGGCCGGCGTCCTGGCCGTGTCCGTCGACTACCGCCTCGCGCCGGAGCACCCCATCCCGGCGGCCTACGAGGACTCCTGGACGGCGCTCCGCTGGGCCGCGTCGAGGGCCGACCCGTGGCTCTCGGCGCACGGTGACGCCGGCCGCATCTTCCTGGCCGGCGACAGCGGCGGCGCCAACATCGTCCACAACATGGCGATCATGGCCGGCACTCGAAGCACTGATCAGGACGGTTTGCCCGCGGGGGCGCTGGTGGAGGGGGCGATACTGCTGCACCCCATGTTTGGCGGGAAGGAGCCggtggacggcgaggcggcggacaCGAGATATCACATGGAGAAGCTCTGGGCGCTGATATGCCCGGACGGCGAGGGTCTAGGGGTGGACGACCCGAGGCTGAACCCGATGGCTCCTGGGGCGCCGAGCTTGCGCGCGCTGGCTGGCCGGAGGCTGCTCGTCTGCTCCGCCGAGAGGGACTTCGCGCGGGCGAGGGCCGCCGCGTACTATCAGGCCGTCAAGGGGAGCGCGTGGCCTGGCATGGCGGAGTGGGTGGAGTCCCCCGGGGAGGAGCATGGGTTCTTCCTCCTCCAGCCGGAGCGCGACGAGTCTTCGGCCCTCTTGGATCGTGTGGCCGCCTTCCTCTCCGGCGAATGA